In Rissa tridactyla isolate bRisTri1 chromosome 2, bRisTri1.patW.cur.20221130, whole genome shotgun sequence, a single window of DNA contains:
- the IDI1 gene encoding isopentenyl-diphosphate Delta-isomerase 1 isoform X1, with translation MWRVLPRAVTAGRYRPDAVPQGRRCRHQPLPSAAGLCGGKAWAESRTSAAITMPEVNTDHLDEQQVQLLAEMCILIDENDNKIGADTKKNCHLNENIDKGLLHRAFSVFLFNTENKLLLQQRSNAKITFPDCFTNTCCSHPLSHPLELEENNAIGVRRAAQRRLKAELGIPMEQVTPEEISYLTRIHYKAKSDGIWGEHEIDYILFVRKDVTLNPDPNEIQSYCYVTQKELKQLLDKASKNEVKITPWFKLIAETFLFKWWDNLPNLNKFVDHEKIHRM, from the exons ATGTGGCGCGTGCTGCCGCGGGCCGTTACCGCCGGCCGCTACCGCCCAGACGCCGTCCCTCAGGGCCGTCGCTGCCGCCACCAGCCGCTGCCGTCCGCCGCCGGCCTGTGCGGGGGGAAGGCCTGGGCTGAGAG tagaacgAGTGCTGCCATCACGATGCCTGAAGTAAACACAGATCACCTGGATGAGCAGCAGGTGCAGCTCTTGGCGGAGATGTGCATCCTTATCGATGAAAACGATAATAAGATTGGCGCGGATACCAAGAAAAACTGTCACTTGAATGAAAACATTGACAAAG gttTACTGCACCGagctttcagtgttttcttatttaatacagaaaataaactgttgCTGCAGCAGAGGTCCAATGCAAAAATTACGTTTCCAG ATTGTTTTACCAACACTTGTTGCAGTCATCCTCTAAGCCACCCACTAGAACTGGAAGAGAATAATGCCATTGGTGTTCGGAGAGCGGCACAGAGACGACTGAAAGCGGAGTTGGGAATTCCCATGGAGCAg GTAACTCCAGAAGAAATCTCCTATCTGACGCGAATCCACTACAAGGCAAAGTCTGATGGGATCTGGGGTGAACACGAGATAGACTACATCTTGTTTGTACGGAAGGACGTAACGCTGAATCCCGATCCTAATGAGATCCAGAGCTACTGCTACGTGAcacagaaagaactgaaacagCTCTTGGACAAAGCCTCCAAGAATGAAGTTAAGATTACTCCATGGTTTAAACTAATTGCAGAGACCTTTCTTTTTAAGTGGTGGGATAACTTACCTAACTTGAACAAATTTGTTGATCatgaaaaaatacacagaatgtAA
- the IDI1 gene encoding isopentenyl-diphosphate Delta-isomerase 1 isoform X2: protein MWRVLPRAVTAGRYRPDAVPQGRRCRHQPLPSAAGLCGGKAWAERTSAAITMPEVNTDHLDEQQVQLLAEMCILIDENDNKIGADTKKNCHLNENIDKGLLHRAFSVFLFNTENKLLLQQRSNAKITFPDCFTNTCCSHPLSHPLELEENNAIGVRRAAQRRLKAELGIPMEQVTPEEISYLTRIHYKAKSDGIWGEHEIDYILFVRKDVTLNPDPNEIQSYCYVTQKELKQLLDKASKNEVKITPWFKLIAETFLFKWWDNLPNLNKFVDHEKIHRM from the exons ATGTGGCGCGTGCTGCCGCGGGCCGTTACCGCCGGCCGCTACCGCCCAGACGCCGTCCCTCAGGGCCGTCGCTGCCGCCACCAGCCGCTGCCGTCCGCCGCCGGCCTGTGCGGGGGGAAGGCCTGGGCTGAGAG aacgAGTGCTGCCATCACGATGCCTGAAGTAAACACAGATCACCTGGATGAGCAGCAGGTGCAGCTCTTGGCGGAGATGTGCATCCTTATCGATGAAAACGATAATAAGATTGGCGCGGATACCAAGAAAAACTGTCACTTGAATGAAAACATTGACAAAG gttTACTGCACCGagctttcagtgttttcttatttaatacagaaaataaactgttgCTGCAGCAGAGGTCCAATGCAAAAATTACGTTTCCAG ATTGTTTTACCAACACTTGTTGCAGTCATCCTCTAAGCCACCCACTAGAACTGGAAGAGAATAATGCCATTGGTGTTCGGAGAGCGGCACAGAGACGACTGAAAGCGGAGTTGGGAATTCCCATGGAGCAg GTAACTCCAGAAGAAATCTCCTATCTGACGCGAATCCACTACAAGGCAAAGTCTGATGGGATCTGGGGTGAACACGAGATAGACTACATCTTGTTTGTACGGAAGGACGTAACGCTGAATCCCGATCCTAATGAGATCCAGAGCTACTGCTACGTGAcacagaaagaactgaaacagCTCTTGGACAAAGCCTCCAAGAATGAAGTTAAGATTACTCCATGGTTTAAACTAATTGCAGAGACCTTTCTTTTTAAGTGGTGGGATAACTTACCTAACTTGAACAAATTTGTTGATCatgaaaaaatacacagaatgtAA